In the Pithys albifrons albifrons isolate INPA30051 chromosome 3, PitAlb_v1, whole genome shotgun sequence genome, one interval contains:
- the SSPN gene encoding sarcospan isoform X2, with protein MWHFEALTICSKCFPYLFSLLDSNTRNNSAGTKRSFGGQENTHTHTHTHAREILKFSGMGKREKKAQHGTAPNNQSQTGKAPEGEKSTDSSKAQEPAMKKKQKKSKGDPKTGQEEESHTCCGCRFPLLLALLQLALGTSVTVLGFLMAGISSSLLVRDTPYWAGIIVCLVSLVGFVMLCISYHPDEKTCVQFTVKLMYFLLSALGLVACVLAVAFAAHHYLQMTKFTCDTIHESCQCKLDTEDPLGRTFIYQDAADCGSLTSMLNLYLLLQMALNLVAALVCLLTCFVMWKHRYQVFYVGVRFHPLTAAEGEKQQV; from the exons ATGTGGCATTTCGAAGCTCTGACAATCTGCTCCAAATGTTTTCCATATTTGTTCAGCCTCCTTGATTCAAATACCAGGAACAACTCAGCCGGCACAAAGCGAAGCTTTGgggggcaggaaa acacacacacacacacacacacacacgcacgcgAGATCCTAAAGTTCAGCGGCATGGGAAAGCGGGAGAAGAAAGCCCAGCACGGCACGGCCCCGAACAACCAGAGCCAGACGGGGAAGGCACCCGAAGGGGAGAAAAGCACCGACTCCAGCAAGGCGCAGGAACCCGCGatgaagaagaagcagaagaaatccAAGGGGGATCCCAAAACCGGCCAGGAGGAGGAATCCCACACTTGTTGTGGCTGCCGTTTCCCGCTGCTGTTGGCTTTGTTGCAGTTGGCATTAGGCACCTCTGTAACAGTGCTGGGCTTCCTTATGGCAGGCATCAGTTCTTCTCTGCTAGTCAGAGACACTCCATATTGGGCTGGGATAATT GTCTGTCTGGTGTCCTTAGTGGGATTTGTTATGCTTTGTATTTCGTACCATCCTGATGAGAAGACGTGTGTGCAGTTCACAGTAAAG CTGATGTATTTTCTCCTGAGTGCCCTGGGGTTGGTTGCCTGTGTTCTGGCAGTGGCTTTTGCCGCCCACCACTATTTGCAGATGACAAAATTCACCTGCGACACCATCCACGAGTCCTGCCAGTGCAAACTGGACACTGAAGATCCCCTGGGTAGGACCTTCATCTACCAGGACGCAGCTGACTGTGGCAGCCTCACCAGCATGCTCAACCTGtacctgctgctgcagatggcTCTCAACTTGGTGGCAGCCCTGGTGTGCCTCTTGACGTGCTTCGTGATGTGGAAACACAGATACCAGGTCTTCTACGTGGGCGTGCGGTTCCACCCTCTAACTGCTGCTGAGGGCGAGAAACAGCAAGTGTAG
- the SSPN gene encoding sarcospan isoform X1 — MGKREKKAQHGTAPNNQSQTGKAPEGEKSTDSSKAQEPAMKKKQKKSKGDPKTGQEEESHTCCGCRFPLLLALLQLALGTSVTVLGFLMAGISSSLLVRDTPYWAGIIVCLVSLVGFVMLCISYHPDEKTCVQFTVKLMYFLLSALGLVACVLAVAFAAHHYLQMTKFTCDTIHESCQCKLDTEDPLGRTFIYQDAADCGSLTSMLNLYLLLQMALNLVAALVCLLTCFVMWKHRYQVFYVGVRFHPLTAAEGEKQQV; from the exons ATGGGAAAGCGGGAGAAGAAAGCCCAGCACGGCACGGCCCCGAACAACCAGAGCCAGACGGGGAAGGCACCCGAAGGGGAGAAAAGCACCGACTCCAGCAAGGCGCAGGAACCCGCGatgaagaagaagcagaagaaatccAAGGGGGATCCCAAAACCGGCCAGGAGGAGGAATCCCACACTTGTTGTGGCTGCCGTTTCCCGCTGCTGTTGGCTTTGTTGCAGTTGGCATTAGGCACCTCTGTAACAGTGCTGGGCTTCCTTATGGCAGGCATCAGTTCTTCTCTGCTAGTCAGAGACACTCCATATTGGGCTGGGATAATT GTCTGTCTGGTGTCCTTAGTGGGATTTGTTATGCTTTGTATTTCGTACCATCCTGATGAGAAGACGTGTGTGCAGTTCACAGTAAAG CTGATGTATTTTCTCCTGAGTGCCCTGGGGTTGGTTGCCTGTGTTCTGGCAGTGGCTTTTGCCGCCCACCACTATTTGCAGATGACAAAATTCACCTGCGACACCATCCACGAGTCCTGCCAGTGCAAACTGGACACTGAAGATCCCCTGGGTAGGACCTTCATCTACCAGGACGCAGCTGACTGTGGCAGCCTCACCAGCATGCTCAACCTGtacctgctgctgcagatggcTCTCAACTTGGTGGCAGCCCTGGTGTGCCTCTTGACGTGCTTCGTGATGTGGAAACACAGATACCAGGTCTTCTACGTGGGCGTGCGGTTCCACCCTCTAACTGCTGCTGAGGGCGAGAAACAGCAAGTGTAG